In Parasegetibacter sp. NRK P23, a single genomic region encodes these proteins:
- a CDS encoding alpha/beta fold hydrolase, giving the protein MNTGSIILEEQKITYHRWGKGPHLLLCFHGYGESGRHFGYLAAAMPESWSVIAPDLPFHGETEWAFEKEFNPAMLVNVLQLIQEKEQLQFPAVLMGYSMGGRIALHLYQEYPSLVSAISLVAPDGLHENFWYRLATQTGYGNKLFSYTMRHPDWFKGLAMAGVKLQLVNPSANKFIQRYMHDPHIRNELYTRWTAMRHFRPVISKLKDQIKKEHTPVLLVYGKHDRIITHLGGEKLRRGLEENVHLKFLPAGHQLLQPTFVEEIADATIALHT; this is encoded by the coding sequence ATGAATACCGGTTCCATCATATTAGAGGAGCAGAAAATCACCTACCACCGCTGGGGAAAAGGGCCTCATCTTCTATTGTGTTTTCACGGTTATGGAGAATCCGGAAGACATTTCGGGTACCTGGCAGCCGCGATGCCCGAAAGTTGGAGCGTGATTGCCCCCGATCTGCCTTTTCATGGAGAAACGGAATGGGCGTTTGAAAAAGAATTCAACCCGGCAATGCTGGTGAACGTGCTCCAACTGATCCAGGAAAAAGAACAGCTCCAATTCCCCGCTGTATTGATGGGCTACAGCATGGGGGGGAGAATAGCGCTGCATCTTTACCAGGAGTACCCTTCTTTGGTTAGCGCGATCAGTCTTGTTGCGCCCGACGGTCTGCACGAAAACTTCTGGTACCGCCTGGCCACACAAACCGGTTACGGAAACAAACTCTTCAGCTATACGATGCGGCACCCCGATTGGTTCAAAGGGCTTGCGATGGCCGGTGTGAAACTCCAACTGGTGAACCCCAGCGCTAATAAATTCATTCAACGGTACATGCACGATCCACACATCAGGAATGAATTGTATACCCGATGGACGGCAATGCGCCATTTCAGGCCGGTCATTTCAAAGCTAAAGGACCAGATTAAAAAGGAGCATACACCCGTTTTGCTGGTGTATGGAAAACATGACCGTATTATCACCCATCTAGGCGGGGAGAAATTGCGTAGAGGCCTGGAAGAAAATGTACACCTGAAGTTTTTACCCGCCGGCCATCAGCTGCTTCAGCCTACCTTTGTGGAAGAGATTGCTGACGCTACCATTGCGCTGCATACTTAA
- a CDS encoding MarR family winged helix-turn-helix transcriptional regulator, with protein sequence MPNNQFKRGELYSFITGMASTAIARRLQKKFKQEGLEITIEQWSVLYHLWKLDGMSQQDLCNATFRDKPSITRLVDNLEKQHLVKRVPSKEDRRMNMIYVTPEARALQDITMEIANQTLNEALEGVSPEMVEVSKQVLQRVYDNLS encoded by the coding sequence ATGCCAAACAACCAATTTAAGAGAGGGGAACTTTACAGCTTCATCACGGGCATGGCTTCTACCGCCATAGCGCGCAGGTTGCAGAAAAAGTTCAAGCAGGAAGGCCTGGAGATCACCATAGAACAATGGAGTGTGTTGTATCATTTGTGGAAACTGGACGGCATGAGTCAGCAGGATCTTTGCAACGCTACTTTTCGCGACAAGCCAAGCATTACGAGATTGGTGGATAACCTCGAAAAGCAGCACCTGGTGAAAAGGGTTCCTTCTAAAGAGGACCGCAGGATGAACATGATCTACGTAACGCCGGAAGCCCGGGCGTTACAGGATATCACGATGGAGATCGCTAACCAGACCCTGAACGAAGCGCTGGAAGGCGTTTCACCCGAAATGGTAGAGGTGTCCAAACAGGTTTTGCAACGTGTTTACGATAACTTGTCATAA